The following are from one region of the Lepeophtheirus salmonis chromosome 8, UVic_Lsal_1.4, whole genome shotgun sequence genome:
- the LOC121122781 gene encoding uncharacterized protein, which produces MPLWKLRIILIIQFLILLTDGAPPFIPESRGGRRRLRTSGRLLAKPNPVKCSRRPRQLLDESTGHYYFFSEDSYFKGNKANWLDARNLCRELCMDLISIESPIENELIQQIIAEKGLRDVWTSGRLCNFKGCDKPHLQPRNVNGWFWSGSGERIYATNSTPPGWPEKPWSRTGYIGQFLENRDVPQPDNAEYLLKPDLVNVEACLSINNNWYDDGIAWHDSACYRKKSFICEDSEPLMRKARSYNPNIKF; this is translated from the exons ATGCCATTATGGAAATTACgtatcatattaattatacaattccTCATTCTACTGACTGATGGAGCCCCACCTTTTATACCCGAATCCAGAGGGGGTCGCCGACGACTGAGAACCTCTGGTCGACTCTTAGCAAAGCCTAACCCAGTCAAATGCTCTCGACGACCACGTCAACTTTTAGATGAATCCACgggtcattattatttcttctctgAGGACTCTTATTTTAAG GGCAATAAAGCAAATTGGTTAGATGCTCGGAATCTTTGCCGAGAGTTATGTATGGATTTGATATCCATAGAATCTCCCATTGAAAACGAACTGATTCAACAAATCATCGCAGAGAAAGGCCTTCGTGATGTTTGGACATCTGGTCGGTTATGTAATTTCAAGGGATGTGATAAGCCTCATTTACAACCACGGAATGTAAATG GATGGTTTTGGTCAGGGTCTGGCGAAAGGATCTATGCCACTAACAGTACACCTCCAGGATGGCCTGAGAAACCTTGGTCACGCACTGGCTACATTGGGCAATTCTTAGAGA ATCGGGATGTTCCTCAGCCAGACAATGCAGAATATTTGCTTAAACCAGATTTAGTAAACGTCGAGGCATGcttatctattaataataattggtaCGATGATGGAATTGCATGGCATGACTCGGCCTGCTatagaaaaaagtcatttatatgCGAAGATTCGGAGCCTCTTATGCGCAAAGCAAGATCCTATAACCCAAACATAAAATtctga